TATTGACACCACTTGGCTCTCAGATTCAAAAATTTCAGGAAAGTGTAGAAAAGAGTTATCAAGAAGAAGCGCGGGAGCGTTTTTCGTTGGTGAAAGAGATCAAAGGCTTGCAGCTGTTGAATCAAAAAATTAGTGACGATGCGGTTAGCTTAACTCATGCGCTGAAAGGCCAAAACAAGTTGCAAGGTGGTTGGGGTGAGGTGATTTTAGAGCGAATTTTAGAGCGCTCTGGATTGGAAAAAGGCCGTGAATATGAAACTCAAGCGTCTTATCAAACATCAGAAGGACGACGGTTACAGCCGGATGTGGTGATACATCTTCCGGAAGGTAAGCAGGTGATTGTTGATTCGAAAATGGTCCTGATTAGCTACTTGGCTTATATGGAAGCCGAAACGGACGATGATAGAAGTCGGGCACTTAAACAGCACTTGGATGCAGTGCGTCGGCATATGAAAGAGTTAAGCGCGAAGTCTTATCATGATTTACCTGGCATTACTTCACTGGATTTTGTGTTGCTATTTATCCCTATCGAAGCGGCTTTTGGTTTGGCTCTGCAAGGGGATAATGGTTTATTTAGTGAAGCCTTTGAACACAATATTATTATTGTTGGGCCTTCGAATTTATTGGCGACGTTACGTACCATTCAGAACATTTGGCGTAACGAAAAACAGAGCCAAAATGCCATTGAAATAGCGCGTCAAGCTGGTGCAATGTACGACAAGTTTTCAGGCTTTGTTCAGGATATGGATGACATAGGTAGCAAACTTGAAGCGGTAAGTCGTAGTCATGATTCTGCTCTGAAAAAACTCACAGTAGGTCGGGGTAATTTGGTTGCAAGAGCGGAAAAACTTAAGTTAATGGGCGCTAAAACCAGTAAGGCGTTACCAGTGGAGTATCTGAATGATACCTCCACTGATGAGTCTGATAGTTAAGACGATACCGCGAGAGATTGTGTTATGAAGGAAAAATCCACAGCACAGTGGCTTTATGGATGTAATGTGTTGTTTGTAGATCTTGAAGAATACCCGCTGTTATTTTAGTTAAATCTGCACTTTCGGGTGTCTTGTCTGTATAGGAAATAATTTCTAATTCTAGATGGTTATCCAAATAGTGTAAGCGAGTATTTTTCACGTCGACATAGGCGGAGTGCTGGCGCAATAAAAAACCTAAGTCAGCCACTATCTGGTGACGGGCAGGTAATTTTAAGTGCGGCGGTTTTCCTGATGGATGAGCAAAACTGTCGGTTTGGATTTTTTCATCGGTGTCAATATGGACCATAACGTCTTGTACTTGTGAGTGGGCCTGTTTGATGGTGTAGGCGACTAAATCACCAAGGTAATGTCCCTCGCTGACGCTGGCATGACTAGGCACATGAATGTGCATGTCTAAGTAGATTTTACCTGCCATGGATCTTGCTCTCACATCGTGAGGCGCCATTACATGTTTAAGGCTGTTTGCCGTTGCTTTGATTTGAGCTATGAGTTTTGGATCTGGTGCGGTATCGACAAGTTCGGCCAAATTTTCCCACACCATGATGATAGCCATTTTACCAATCAGCAATGCAACCACGATTGAAGCGACCATGTCTGCCCAAGGGTAGCCAAAATAAACACCGATTAGGCCAATGAGAACGGCGATAGATGAGAGCGCGTCGCTGCGACTGTGCCAAGCGTTAGCAATGAGCATCTTACTGCCAATCTTATCTCCGGCCTTTTTGGTGTAATGGAAAATGGCTTCTTTAATGACAATGGTGGCAATTAACGCCGCGAGTCCATACCAAGTGAGCTGAGCTTGTGATGCTGGTGCCGTGATAGATTCATAAGCAATACCAAGCGCAACAATAGTAAGCACCATGCCGAGAAATACAGTGGTCAGCGTTTCAAAACGAAGATGGCCATAGGGGTGATTTTCGTCCGGACCTTGGCGAGAGTTGGCTGAAGCAAAATACACAAATACGTCTGTAACTAAGTCAGATAAAGAGTGAATGCCATCCGCGATAAGGGCTTGTGACTGAGAAAAATATCCAGCCACAATCTTTGCTAACCCTAGTAGCGCATCCCAAACGGCACCAACAAGGGTGACTCGTATGGCTATCTCTTGTTCTTGCTTATGTTTTGTCATGTCATTTTTTGACCTGTTATAGGGTTTGAAAAAATACCGAGACTATTTAACATCATTAATTTTACTCAACTTGTCTTAAGTTTCTATTAAGAGTAAGGGATTCAATGAGAACTAATATTGAGTTATGTTGTTTTGTGGGTGAATCAAGTTTCGGTAATAATACTAGATTATACCTGTTTGAATTGGTGTATTTTGGAGTGTGGTAGCAAGAGTGCCTTCTTGTCTAGCTTGCCCAATGTTCTCCCCAAGCTTATCCACGTTATCTGTGGAAAAGCTTGGGCAAAATATCGCTTAGCTGATTTCAAACCATAAGCAGTAGGAAGCAAAAAATTCTCTCATAGTTAATGACATTAGAGAGAAATTGGCGTCCATATCGGACAAACCACCGCCTTGGGAGTCGTTGAAAGCGGCTTCTTTTAGTGCATCGTCGAATTTGATTTTGCGCAATGTCAGATCATCATGTAAAACAAAGCTGAGCTTGTCTGACCAGCGAAGTGCAAGGTTTTTAACCGCCATGCCTTGTTGCAAATGGCGTGTAACGTCTTCAGACAAAGGTTCTAGTGATTTAAAGCGAATGGTGGCTTTGTCTTCAGAGGCGTCTTGAATTTCACACTCATCACCGGTTTCTAGACTGGCGGGCACCTCGTTTTTCACAAGCCAATCCGTCATTAAAGAAGAAGGTGAAACTTGTGCTTGAAGCGGTGTCATCGGAAAGCTGCCAAGCGTGGTTTGTAAGTGCTTGAAAAGTTGTTCAGTCATGCTGGCGTTGGTGCTGTTGAGAACTAATATTTTTGCTTTTAGATCAATATACGCCCAGATGTCGGTGCGTTTTGAAAACGCTTTTGGACGCAGTGTAAAAACCAACTCTTCTTTCATGTCAGACTGTTCTTTGCGTCCGACTTTGCGCCCTTCGATAAGCTCGATTTCAGCTACCTTGGCTTCCAGTTCTTCACGGACAACGGCAGAAGGCAGTACTTTTTCTTCTTTACCGGCGCGGAACAGTAGGCAGTGGTCGCTTGCTAAGCTCCACTGTTCACTGTTGCGTATGAGAGGTAACCAGCCGAAAGAGAATTCCTCTTGTGAACCACATTCTTTTAGTGGGAATTCAGGGATTTTATTGATCAATTCGTTTGTATCTAGTGATTCTGTGTCTTTTAGTTGGAATATCTGGGCGTTTTTGAACCACATAATTAGTCTCTCACGGCTTCTTTAAAGTGTTTTCGACAAACGGACAAGTAACGGTCATTACCGCCTATTTCTACTTGTGCGCCCTCTTTAACAGGAATTCCTTCGGCATTTAATCGAATGACCATAGTGGCTTTACTGCCACAGTGACACACGGTTTTTAATTCTATTAATTTATCGGACCAAGCCAGTAGCGCTTTGCTACCGTCGAACAACTCGCCTTGGAAATCCGTACGGATACCAAACGCCAACACAGGAATGTGCAGTTTATCAACGACTTCAGATAATGCATAAACTTGTTCTTTGGTTAGAAATTGTGCTTCATCAATCAAAATGCAGCTTAATGCTTGCTTTTGATGCGTTTCTTCTTTGATTAAAGCGATCATGTCGGTGCTATTATCAAATAAACTGGCGTCTGCCGATATGCCGATGCGAGAGGCGATTTGCCCTGTTTCAAATCGGTTGTCTATCGACGC
This genomic stretch from Marinomonas primoryensis harbors:
- a CDS encoding DNA recombination protein RmuC, whose translation is MTDWLSQSVWVLSGFCIGAILISGIAGAIVQAMRRQWQHTQEKIQQQNEELQRLLGQAKDQIHYLEKESLTLEQQFAASQSVWQEKEVFYREQKKHNETEFKQLAHDIMSQQGQQLAKENERQLGSLLTPLGSQIQKFQESVEKSYQEEARERFSLVKEIKGLQLLNQKISDDAVSLTHALKGQNKLQGGWGEVILERILERSGLEKGREYETQASYQTSEGRRLQPDVVIHLPEGKQVIVDSKMVLISYLAYMEAETDDDRSRALKQHLDAVRRHMKELSAKSYHDLPGITSLDFVLLFIPIEAAFGLALQGDNGLFSEAFEHNIIIVGPSNLLATLRTIQNIWRNEKQSQNAIEIARQAGAMYDKFSGFVQDMDDIGSKLEAVSRSHDSALKKLTVGRGNLVARAEKLKLMGAKTSKALPVEYLNDTSTDESDS
- a CDS encoding cation diffusion facilitator family transporter, with product MTKHKQEQEIAIRVTLVGAVWDALLGLAKIVAGYFSQSQALIADGIHSLSDLVTDVFVYFASANSRQGPDENHPYGHLRFETLTTVFLGMVLTIVALGIAYESITAPASQAQLTWYGLAALIATIVIKEAIFHYTKKAGDKIGSKMLIANAWHSRSDALSSIAVLIGLIGVYFGYPWADMVASIVVALLIGKMAIIMVWENLAELVDTAPDPKLIAQIKATANSLKHVMAPHDVRARSMAGKIYLDMHIHVPSHASVSEGHYLGDLVAYTIKQAHSQVQDVMVHIDTDEKIQTDSFAHPSGKPPHLKLPARHQIVADLGFLLRQHSAYVDVKNTRLHYLDNHLELEIISYTDKTPESADLTKITAGILQDLQTTHYIHKATVLWIFPS
- a CDS encoding recombination-associated protein RdgC is translated as MWFKNAQIFQLKDTESLDTNELINKIPEFPLKECGSQEEFSFGWLPLIRNSEQWSLASDHCLLFRAGKEEKVLPSAVVREELEAKVAEIELIEGRKVGRKEQSDMKEELVFTLRPKAFSKRTDIWAYIDLKAKILVLNSTNASMTEQLFKHLQTTLGSFPMTPLQAQVSPSSLMTDWLVKNEVPASLETGDECEIQDASEDKATIRFKSLEPLSEDVTRHLQQGMAVKNLALRWSDKLSFVLHDDLTLRKIKFDDALKEAAFNDSQGGGLSDMDANFSLMSLTMREFFASYCLWFEIS
- a CDS encoding thymidine kinase, with product MAKLYFYYSAMNAGKSTVLLQSAHNYQERGMRVLLLTASIDNRFETGQIASRIGISADASLFDNSTDMIALIKEETHQKQALSCILIDEAQFLTKEQVYALSEVVDKLHIPVLAFGIRTDFQGELFDGSKALLAWSDKLIELKTVCHCGSKATMVIRLNAEGIPVKEGAQVEIGGNDRYLSVCRKHFKEAVRD